From Sediminitomix flava, the proteins below share one genomic window:
- a CDS encoding amidohydrolase family protein, which produces MRKLRIIILVFILACFIYPNVFAQDYDIVILNGRVMDPETNLDATKNIGIKDGKISVITDDEIEGKESIDAKGHVVCPGFIDLHQHIGSIPFGQKLALRDGVTTPLECELGAYPLSSFYDKLEGKSITNYGATISLPSIREEVLNPKYKSDYFTIPLDMQIQDESMFLKLVNVGTKPNKEQREKISELLEKGLKEGAIGIGNPVGYQTKGQTSLEMIAAQKIAAKYGLATFLHGRFSSNNPPESGILSVQEAIANVGVYGGGLLIQHMHQQTLANTDEALEFVDDARKNGLKVQVEIYPYNKGATIVAADYLVPENYGPNMGHDYSDIIEQANMKPLTKERYEELMKTNPKAGVIFLGIDDEGLNRSLAFPSTFVGSDAFPLVHSETGALAEDFDFPYEKAQGHPRASGTHARVLKMVREDNLVPLMLAISKMSYMPAKFMQENGVEQMARKGRIQTGMDADITIFDPSTVTDNATFDLGKNGLPSTGIPYVIVNGVLVVKDSKVLDGLYPGQAIRNKVE; this is translated from the coding sequence ATGAGAAAACTCAGAATTATAATTCTAGTATTCATTTTAGCTTGTTTTATTTATCCTAATGTTTTTGCTCAAGATTATGACATTGTGATTTTAAATGGACGTGTCATGGATCCTGAAACAAATCTAGATGCAACAAAAAATATCGGTATTAAGGATGGAAAAATTAGTGTAATTACTGATGATGAAATTGAAGGTAAAGAATCAATAGATGCGAAAGGACATGTCGTCTGTCCTGGATTTATTGATTTACATCAGCACATTGGAAGTATACCCTTTGGACAAAAACTCGCTTTACGAGATGGAGTAACAACTCCATTAGAATGTGAATTAGGGGCTTACCCATTATCATCATTCTATGATAAACTCGAAGGGAAATCCATTACCAATTATGGTGCAACTATTAGTCTTCCTTCTATTAGAGAAGAAGTGTTAAACCCAAAATACAAAAGTGATTATTTTACGATTCCTCTAGACATGCAAATACAAGATGAAAGCATGTTTCTTAAACTGGTTAATGTTGGAACCAAACCGAATAAAGAACAAAGAGAAAAAATATCCGAATTGCTTGAAAAAGGTTTAAAAGAAGGGGCGATAGGTATAGGTAATCCTGTAGGCTATCAGACGAAAGGGCAAACTTCTCTTGAAATGATTGCAGCACAGAAAATCGCGGCAAAATATGGGTTAGCGACTTTCTTACACGGACGATTTTCTAGTAATAATCCGCCCGAATCTGGAATTTTGAGTGTACAGGAAGCTATTGCGAATGTCGGTGTTTACGGAGGAGGTTTACTTATACAGCATATGCATCAACAAACTTTAGCGAATACCGATGAAGCCTTAGAATTTGTAGATGATGCTAGAAAAAATGGTCTCAAAGTACAAGTTGAGATCTATCCTTACAATAAAGGAGCGACCATTGTAGCTGCAGATTATTTAGTACCAGAAAATTATGGGCCAAATATGGGACATGATTATTCAGATATCATTGAACAAGCCAACATGAAACCTCTAACAAAGGAGCGTTATGAAGAATTGATGAAAACAAATCCTAAGGCAGGGGTCATATTTCTCGGAATAGATGATGAAGGTTTAAATAGATCTCTAGCTTTTCCTTCAACTTTTGTTGGTAGTGATGCATTTCCACTTGTGCATTCAGAAACAGGAGCTCTAGCTGAAGATTTTGATTTTCCATATGAAAAAGCACAAGGACACCCACGTGCATCAGGTACACATGCTCGTGTTCTTAAAATGGTTAGAGAAGATAATCTAGTGCCACTTATGTTGGCAATATCTAAGATGTCTTATATGCCAGCCAAGTTTATGCAAGAAAACGGAGTTGAACAAATGGCTAGAAAAGGTAGGATTCAGACAGGAATGGATGCTGATATTACCATTTTTGATCCTTCTACTGTTACTGATAACGCCACATTTGATCTTGGTAAAAATGGCTTGCCCTCAACAGGTATTCCTTATGTAATTGTAAATGGAGTGTTGGTTGTAAAAGATTCGAAAGTTTTGGACGGGCTTTACCCTGGTCAAGCTATTCGAAATAAAGTGGAATAG